In one Sphingobium indicum B90A genomic region, the following are encoded:
- a CDS encoding Tim44 domain-containing protein codes for MIGTKFRYIGALAVSLAVAAMLATPAEARRGGSFGSRGSRTAVAPPPTKTAPQETAPVQRSMTDKPTPAPQAAANARPAASSPNKFGGLAKGLIGGLVAGGLIGMLLGNGFGALSGSGILMALLQIALIGGLVWFALRLFRRPPALATAGGPSIPPLSASPFMGGFQGGSSAPAQPAYAAPAISREVPITTSDQQRFEHLLTEVQDAFSREDYARLRECTTPEVMSYLAEELSQNATKGQRNEVSATELLDAEVAEAWSEDGTDYATIAMRYQSIDVMRDRQSGALVSGDPDRPTVTTELWTFTRDNRNAWRLSAIQEA; via the coding sequence ATGATTGGAACGAAGTTTCGCTATATCGGCGCGCTCGCCGTGAGCCTGGCTGTCGCCGCCATGCTCGCTACTCCGGCAGAGGCGCGGCGCGGCGGCAGTTTTGGTAGCCGGGGCTCGCGAACGGCCGTCGCGCCTCCGCCAACTAAGACGGCGCCTCAAGAAACCGCGCCGGTCCAGCGCTCGATGACGGACAAGCCCACTCCCGCTCCGCAAGCGGCTGCGAATGCGCGCCCTGCTGCCAGTTCTCCAAACAAGTTCGGAGGCCTCGCCAAGGGGCTGATCGGTGGCTTGGTCGCGGGCGGCTTGATCGGCATGCTGCTGGGGAATGGCTTCGGCGCGTTGAGTGGCAGCGGTATCTTGATGGCCTTGCTGCAAATCGCCCTGATTGGCGGTTTGGTCTGGTTTGCCCTGCGCCTGTTCCGTCGGCCTCCGGCGCTAGCTACCGCTGGTGGCCCCTCTATCCCGCCCCTGTCGGCAAGTCCCTTCATGGGTGGTTTTCAGGGTGGGTCCAGTGCACCGGCGCAACCTGCCTACGCTGCTCCCGCGATTTCGCGGGAGGTGCCCATCACCACCAGCGATCAGCAACGCTTTGAACATCTGCTTACCGAAGTCCAGGACGCCTTCAGCCGGGAAGATTATGCGCGCCTGCGCGAGTGCACTACGCCGGAAGTCATGTCCTATCTGGCCGAGGAGTTGAGCCAGAACGCCACCAAAGGTCAACGTAACGAGGTTTCCGCGACGGAACTTCTGGACGCCGAAGTGGCCGAAGCCTGGTCTGAAGATGGGACTGATTATGCGACCATCGCAATGCGGTACCAAAGCATCGACGTAATGCGTGATCGCCAGAGCGGTGCGTTGGTGAGCGGCGATCCGGATCGTCCAACGGTCACAACCGAATTGTGGACCTTTACCCGAGATAACCGAAACGCGTGGCGTTTATCGGCCATTCAGGAGGCTTGA